The following coding sequences lie in one Mustelus asterias chromosome 8, sMusAst1.hap1.1, whole genome shotgun sequence genomic window:
- the LOC144497115 gene encoding class I histocompatibility antigen, F10 alpha chain-like — MYFPVAASHWYRYFYTSVSGISDFPEFVSLGYLDDKELNYYESGMKEMVPRHRAMELTAGAAELRSWTQILQGEEQTGKVGIQTLMTRTNQSGGIHMYQRMYGCELRDDGRTGGFLQYGWDGKDFVSFDKERSVWVTPVPWGLITKEKWDKDRGFNQQNKGYLEGTCIEWLKKYLQYGQSQLRPVAPTVSFTRLGDSKKLSCAATGFYPQSIELKLRRGQAAADEYSSGVRPNHDGTYQMEKQTDFEPSDPAKFSCVVDHAGLSQTLVVFYEPKPASMLPVIIGIVIAVLVLVALAVVGFVLYRKKAGQKTGYNPAKTSDKAESSSNSSATA; from the exons ATGTATTTCCCTGTTGCAGCCTCCCACTGGTACCGCTATTTTTACACCTCGGTGTCTGGCATCTCGGATTTCCCTGAGTTTGTATCGCTCGGTTACCTGGATGATAAGGAGCTGAATTATTATGAGAGTGGGATGAAGGAGATGGTCCCTCGACACAGAGCGATGGAGCTGACTGCTGGTGCGGCTGAGTTACGGAGCTGGACACAGATCCTGCAGGGCGAGGAGCAGACGGGAAAAGTCGGTATTCAGACTCTGATGACGCGGACCAATCAGAGCGGCG GGATCCACATGTATCAGCGGATGTATGGCTGTGAGCTGCGGGATGACGGCCGCACCGGGGGATTTCTCCAGTACGGCTGGGACGGGAAAGACTTCGTCAGCTTCGATAAGGAGCGGAGCGTGTGGGTCACCCCGGTCCCGTGGGGGCTGATCACCAAGGAGAAGTGGGATAAGGACCGGGGATTCAATCAGCAGAACAAGGGTTACCTGGAGGGAACCTGCATCGAGTGGCTGAAAAAATACCTGCAGTACGGACAGAGTCAACTGAGACCCG ttgCTCCCACCGTCTCCTTCACCCGGCTGGGTGACAGTAAGAAGCTCTCCTGTGCGGCCACTGGATTCTACCCTCAGTCTATCGAGCTGAAACTGCGCCGAGGTCAGGCAGCTGCCGATGAATATTCCAGTGGGGTCCGCCCCAACCACGATGGCACTTACCAGATGGAAAAACAGACCGACTTTGAACCGAGCGACCCGGCCAAGTTCTCCTGTGTGGTGGATCATGCCGGGCTGAGCCAGACATTGGTGGTGTTTTATG AACCAAAACCTGCCTCCATGCTCCCAGTTATTATTGGCATTGTCATTGCTGTCCTGGTGCTtgtcgctctcgctgttgtgGGTTTCGTCCTGTACAGGAAGAAAG CAGGACAGAAGACTGGCTACAATCCAGCAAAGA CTTCTGACAAAGCAGAATCCTCATCAAATTCTTCTGCCACTGCCTAA